The proteins below are encoded in one region of Aquisphaera giovannonii:
- a CDS encoding outer membrane protein assembly factor BamB family protein, with the protein MAAPTCFAQGVNRTAAKFIPDSSGPAETLLRNAASHARAGQWAEAVGIYQRIIDQYGEKVAGLPKEQGAGQAQDPGEDFQLFVDLRAYCHRTLASLPAEARAIYRARIDPLAESWFRDGSARRDASALRRVVDLAFCSSWGDDALELLGDLAFQDGRFGESLAMYRQLAPDREGGSYNLVYPDPSVDIARVAAKVLLCRAAAGETLNLPAELAGFAKRYPGASGPLAGRKGPYARTLEEALAADRLAPPAQPDGRWPTFAGGFRRERILPEPVDVGSQQWRVSLDRVMAGVGGNPYGNLRGMAVSAPGVPGERLLAYHPIVLGDQVLVSDGSRVLAYNLSERPASRPGASPTAIEPVWKHDPETVVPQAYKMSASTPRHTLTAVGGRIYARMGPATPSPYNSMNRGPSGGSSYIVALDWNAQGKLLWLQRAADLALPNRAPGQSNRSVNFEGTPVADGRNVFMAVTDRREQTSTYVACFDAETGARRWVRYLGAASPEVDNLMGMGMPFNPPPPGDFGHRLLSLDGPYLYYQTNLGAVIAIESETGSVRWVANYPRQEQTRSGGSDRDLNPAVIHEGLVIVAPSDASAIFAFRADTGRLAWRSDPIADEVKLTHLLGVAKGRLVATGDRVLLLDAKDGRLVSTWPDSGKSEGYGRGLLAGGRIYWPTKDRIEVLDQSTGVRAEPPIRLMESFHTTGGNLVAGDGYLIVAQADALVVFCQNSRLIERYRDELARDPNQASTHYRLARAAEAVGRDQVALDSYEQAARTARPSETIDGLPLADAAIDHQFRLLVRRGEQERGAGRHDAATASLEKASTLARTEADRLRARMLVADVDLDAGRPAEAVAILGSILADDRLRGLSLASEDGRRAVRADLLIGDRLASVVGKAGRAVYEPYEARARELLERGRREQDPRLLDELARAYPVARVVPEALLEMGKVHEGANRLSQASKSYKRLLTLANVPDVDRARALLRLARVYQAQNYLIASRDAYLQLQTRYARVRLPELTAGSTLGEVAAKELARPPLDQVAADRPRPPLSLPLARRWHLESPDRQPLRVMAAEGVLPGLQASRAFLQDGSRLTPLDPATGQARWSVELGKAASWVGYLSDKVLAANTERVVAIDPSTGLEQWKFAQRPGGKGRIAPDPFARPAAQGGAEAAPGQLHGFHLAGHRLYCLRGDQELVALDGDSGAVDWVFTSPGGPINDKIWVGPDRIVMQVQAPNQILVLETESGRPVTHTPLAEGEQFERAPVPVDEDHVLLVPDRRTVKKYDMSRGQFTWDYRESTEMPVNGPPRVIVDAERLLVLHDGRVLIRLDPVNGSRRWSTVLGIEDLSERPDAIACDGGRVYSVSQKRLRALSIEDGSPIWSHLLSGPENAVWSISLSARYVVVYPSLSDVAEEELESMPLMVRRQDNGALIQRFVFPAAIADVNVRLDPGGALVATSRSLWALSRAEPAADPASNSRP; encoded by the coding sequence ATGGCGGCGCCGACGTGCTTCGCCCAGGGCGTCAATCGGACCGCGGCGAAATTCATCCCCGATTCGAGCGGGCCGGCCGAGACGCTCTTGCGCAATGCGGCCAGCCACGCCCGGGCCGGGCAGTGGGCCGAGGCGGTCGGGATCTATCAGCGGATCATCGATCAGTATGGCGAGAAGGTCGCCGGCCTGCCGAAGGAGCAGGGGGCGGGGCAGGCCCAGGATCCCGGCGAGGATTTCCAGCTCTTCGTCGACCTGCGGGCCTACTGCCACCGCACGCTGGCCTCGCTGCCGGCCGAGGCGAGGGCAATCTACCGGGCCCGCATCGATCCCCTGGCGGAATCCTGGTTCCGCGACGGTTCGGCGCGGCGGGACGCGTCCGCCCTGCGGCGCGTCGTCGACCTCGCGTTCTGCAGCTCGTGGGGGGATGACGCCCTGGAGCTGCTGGGAGACCTCGCCTTCCAGGACGGCCGTTTCGGCGAGTCGCTGGCGATGTATCGGCAGCTCGCCCCGGACCGGGAAGGGGGGAGCTACAACCTGGTGTATCCGGACCCGTCGGTGGACATAGCCCGGGTCGCCGCCAAGGTGCTCCTCTGCCGTGCCGCCGCGGGCGAGACGCTCAACCTGCCCGCGGAGCTGGCGGGCTTCGCGAAGCGATACCCCGGCGCGAGCGGCCCCCTGGCGGGCCGCAAGGGCCCGTACGCCAGGACGCTCGAGGAGGCACTCGCCGCGGACCGCCTGGCCCCGCCGGCCCAGCCGGACGGACGATGGCCCACCTTCGCCGGCGGCTTCCGACGCGAGAGGATCCTGCCGGAGCCGGTCGACGTCGGCTCGCAGCAATGGAGGGTCTCGCTGGATCGGGTGATGGCCGGGGTGGGCGGCAACCCGTATGGAAATCTTCGGGGGATGGCCGTGAGCGCGCCGGGCGTGCCCGGCGAGCGGCTGCTGGCCTACCATCCGATCGTCCTGGGCGACCAGGTGCTCGTGTCCGACGGCAGCCGCGTCCTGGCCTACAATCTCAGCGAGCGTCCCGCCAGCCGCCCCGGGGCGTCGCCCACGGCGATCGAGCCCGTCTGGAAGCACGACCCCGAGACGGTCGTTCCGCAAGCCTACAAGATGAGCGCCAGCACCCCCAGGCATACCCTCACGGCGGTGGGGGGCCGGATCTACGCGAGGATGGGGCCCGCCACGCCCTCGCCCTACAACAGCATGAATCGCGGCCCGTCCGGGGGGTCCAGCTACATCGTGGCCCTGGACTGGAATGCGCAGGGCAAGCTGCTGTGGCTCCAGCGTGCCGCCGACCTTGCGTTGCCGAACCGGGCACCCGGCCAGTCGAACCGATCGGTGAACTTCGAAGGGACGCCGGTGGCCGACGGCCGCAACGTGTTCATGGCGGTGACCGACCGCCGCGAGCAGACCTCGACCTATGTGGCCTGCTTCGACGCCGAGACCGGTGCCCGGCGGTGGGTGCGCTATCTCGGGGCCGCCTCGCCGGAGGTGGACAACCTCATGGGCATGGGCATGCCCTTCAATCCGCCCCCGCCGGGCGACTTCGGGCATCGGCTCCTGTCCCTGGACGGGCCGTATCTCTACTACCAGACGAACCTCGGCGCCGTGATCGCGATCGAGTCGGAGACCGGATCGGTCCGCTGGGTCGCCAACTACCCGCGGCAGGAGCAGACGCGATCCGGCGGCAGCGACCGCGACCTGAATCCGGCCGTGATCCACGAGGGCCTGGTGATCGTCGCGCCGAGCGATGCGTCGGCCATCTTCGCCTTCCGGGCCGATACGGGCCGCCTCGCCTGGAGATCCGACCCGATCGCGGACGAGGTCAAGCTGACGCACCTGCTGGGGGTGGCCAAGGGCCGACTCGTCGCCACCGGGGACCGCGTCCTGCTGCTGGATGCGAAGGACGGCAGGCTCGTCTCGACCTGGCCCGACTCGGGCAAGTCGGAGGGCTACGGCCGCGGCCTGCTGGCCGGCGGCCGCATCTACTGGCCGACCAAGGACCGCATCGAGGTCCTCGACCAGTCCACCGGGGTGCGGGCCGAGCCGCCGATCCGGCTCATGGAGAGCTTCCACACGACCGGGGGCAACCTCGTCGCGGGGGACGGATACCTAATCGTCGCGCAGGCCGACGCCCTCGTGGTGTTCTGCCAGAACAGCCGCCTCATCGAGAGGTATCGGGACGAGCTGGCCCGCGATCCGAACCAGGCGTCCACGCATTACCGGCTGGCCCGGGCGGCCGAGGCCGTCGGGCGAGACCAGGTCGCGCTCGATTCGTACGAGCAGGCCGCCCGGACGGCCCGGCCCTCCGAGACGATCGACGGCCTGCCCCTGGCGGATGCCGCGATCGACCACCAATTCCGCCTCCTCGTCCGCCGCGGAGAGCAGGAGCGCGGGGCGGGTCGCCATGATGCGGCGACCGCCAGCCTGGAGAAGGCGTCGACTCTGGCCCGGACCGAGGCCGATCGCCTGCGGGCGCGGATGCTCGTCGCCGACGTCGACCTCGATGCCGGACGGCCGGCGGAGGCCGTCGCCATCCTCGGCTCGATCCTCGCGGACGACCGCCTGCGGGGATTGTCGCTGGCCTCCGAGGATGGTCGCCGGGCGGTCCGGGCGGACCTCCTGATCGGCGACCGGCTCGCGTCCGTCGTCGGGAAAGCCGGCCGCGCCGTGTACGAACCCTACGAGGCCCGCGCGCGGGAGCTGCTGGAGCGTGGCCGTCGCGAGCAGGATCCCCGGCTCCTCGACGAGCTGGCCCGCGCGTATCCGGTGGCGCGAGTCGTGCCGGAGGCCCTCCTGGAGATGGGCAAGGTCCACGAGGGCGCCAACCGCCTCTCGCAGGCGTCGAAGTCCTACAAGCGGCTGCTCACGCTGGCGAACGTGCCGGACGTCGACAGGGCGAGGGCCCTCCTTCGCCTGGCGCGGGTCTATCAGGCGCAGAACTATCTCATCGCCTCGAGGGACGCGTACCTGCAGTTGCAGACGCGCTACGCCCGGGTCCGCCTGCCGGAGCTGACCGCCGGCTCGACGCTCGGGGAGGTCGCGGCGAAGGAGCTGGCCAGGCCGCCGCTGGACCAGGTCGCCGCGGACCGGCCGAGGCCGCCGCTCTCGCTCCCGCTCGCCAGGCGTTGGCACCTCGAGTCGCCCGACCGCCAGCCCTTGCGGGTGATGGCGGCCGAGGGCGTGCTGCCCGGCCTCCAGGCCAGCCGCGCCTTCCTCCAGGACGGCTCCCGCCTCACGCCCCTCGACCCGGCCACCGGCCAGGCACGCTGGTCGGTCGAGCTCGGCAAGGCGGCCTCGTGGGTCGGCTACCTTTCCGACAAGGTCCTCGCCGCCAACACCGAGCGGGTGGTCGCGATCGACCCGTCCACCGGACTGGAGCAGTGGAAATTCGCCCAGAGGCCCGGCGGGAAGGGGCGGATCGCGCCCGACCCGTTCGCCAGGCCGGCGGCCCAGGGCGGGGCGGAAGCCGCCCCCGGCCAGCTCCACGGCTTCCACCTCGCGGGCCATCGGCTCTACTGCCTCCGAGGCGACCAGGAGCTGGTCGCCCTGGACGGGGACAGCGGGGCGGTGGACTGGGTCTTCACCTCCCCCGGCGGCCCCATCAACGACAAGATCTGGGTCGGCCCGGACCGGATCGTCATGCAGGTCCAGGCCCCCAACCAGATCCTCGTCCTGGAGACCGAGAGCGGCCGGCCCGTGACGCACACGCCGCTGGCGGAGGGCGAGCAGTTCGAGCGAGCCCCCGTCCCCGTCGACGAGGACCACGTGCTCCTGGTCCCCGACCGGAGGACGGTCAAGAAGTATGACATGAGCCGGGGCCAGTTCACCTGGGACTATCGCGAGAGCACGGAGATGCCGGTCAACGGGCCCCCCCGCGTGATCGTCGATGCCGAGCGGCTCCTGGTCCTGCACGACGGCCGCGTCCTGATCCGGCTGGACCCGGTCAACGGGTCGCGGAGATGGTCCACGGTCCTCGGGATCGAGGACCTCAGCGAGCGCCCGGACGCCATCGCCTGCGACGGCGGCCGGGTGTACTCCGTGAGCCAGAAGCGGCTGCGGGCCCTGTCGATCGAGGACGGCTCCCCGATCTGGTCGCACCTCCTGAGCGGCCCGGAGAACGCCGTGTGGTCGATCTCGCTTTCGGCGAGGTACGTTGTCGTCTACCCGAGCCTCTCGGACGTGGCGGAGGAGGAGCTGGAGAGCATGCCGCTGATGGTGAGGCGGCAGGACAACGGCGCCCTCATCCAGCGCTTCGTCTTCCCGGCGGCCATCGCGGACGTCAACGTCAGGCTCGACCCCGGCGGGGCGCTCGTCGCCACCTCCCGGTCTCTCTGGGCGCTCTCCCGGGCGGAACCGGCCGCGGACCCGGCGTCGAACTCCCGGCCATGA
- a CDS encoding carboxypeptidase regulatory-like domain-containing protein yields MKTNRTMQLSSIGLSLGATLMVAVFGCGGTASDSSDAIVTPTTPPASSGPKVAAAPTGGSSSNASAPAASSSAAAAAPVKAEGYGTLKGQVVFAGDPPAPKVLFEKGKAAKDPEVCAKDSPILSESLVVDGGTKGVKNVLVYLSKPTSVSDDAKKAMTAATVLFDQNKCVFEPHVLGMMTGTPITLKSSDPVNHNINAKLKASAFNQLLAPQAKQEFTPSAAERTPGEVTCDIHPWMKAWWMVFDHPYFAVTDSKGYFEIKNAPAGTQKVVVWQEGLDKNGFLTAPSGEDVVIKANDAVVHDFKLEPSRLRAQ; encoded by the coding sequence ATGAAGACCAACCGGACGATGCAACTTTCCTCGATCGGCCTGAGCCTGGGAGCCACCCTCATGGTGGCCGTCTTCGGCTGCGGCGGCACCGCCTCCGACTCCAGCGACGCCATCGTGACCCCGACCACTCCCCCCGCCTCGTCCGGGCCCAAGGTGGCCGCGGCCCCGACCGGGGGCTCGTCCTCGAATGCCTCGGCTCCGGCGGCGTCGTCGAGCGCCGCCGCGGCCGCGCCCGTCAAGGCCGAGGGTTACGGGACGCTCAAGGGCCAGGTGGTCTTCGCCGGTGATCCCCCCGCGCCGAAGGTCCTCTTCGAGAAGGGCAAGGCCGCCAAGGATCCCGAGGTCTGCGCCAAGGACTCCCCGATCCTCTCCGAGTCACTGGTCGTGGATGGCGGGACGAAGGGCGTGAAGAATGTGCTGGTCTACCTGAGCAAGCCGACCAGCGTGAGCGATGACGCCAAGAAAGCGATGACGGCGGCGACCGTCCTCTTCGACCAGAATAAGTGTGTCTTCGAGCCCCACGTCCTGGGGATGATGACGGGGACGCCGATAACGCTGAAGTCGAGCGACCCCGTCAACCACAACATCAACGCCAAGCTGAAAGCCTCGGCGTTCAATCAGTTGCTAGCCCCGCAGGCCAAGCAGGAATTTACGCCCAGCGCCGCGGAGCGGACACCAGGCGAAGTGACGTGCGATATCCACCCTTGGATGAAGGCCTGGTGGATGGTCTTCGACCACCCGTATTTCGCCGTGACCGACTCCAAGGGCTACTTCGAGATCAAGAACGCCCCGGCCGGCACCCAGAAGGTGGTCGTCTGGCAGGAAGGCCTCGACAAGAACGGCTTCCTCACCGCGCCGTCCGGGGAGGACGTGGTCATCAAGGCGAACGACGCCGTCGTCCACGATTTCAAGCTCGAGCCGTCTCGCCTGCGCGCCCAGTAA